In the genome of Magnolia sinica isolate HGM2019 chromosome 2, MsV1, whole genome shotgun sequence, one region contains:
- the LOC131237547 gene encoding lon protease homolog 2, peroxisomal-like isoform X2 — translation MGVNGHEISNALRSTPALVVDEAMLEKILGPPRFDDEETAKHMATPGVSVGLVWTSFGGDVQFVEATSMVGKGDLHLTGQLGDVIKESTQIALTWMLSDNRTSCSCSSAKQKSYPNLAL, via the exons ATGGGTGTTAACGGACATGAAATATCAAATGCTCTTAGGAGTACCCCAGCATTGGTTGTAGATGAGGCTATGCTGGAAAAGATACTGGGG CCTCCTAGGTTTGATGACGAAGAAACTGCAAAACATATGGCAACTCCTGGAGTATCAGTTGGGCTTGTCTGGACCTCCTTTGGTGGAGATGTCCAGTTCGTTGaggccacatcaatggtgggAAAGGGTGATTTGCATCTCACTGGCCAACTTGGTGATGTTATCAAAGAATCTACTCAAATAGCTCTAACATGG ATGCTTTCAGACAACCGAACAAGCTGTAGTTGTTCATCAGCCAAGCAAAAGTCATACCCAAATCTTGCgttgtga
- the LOC131237547 gene encoding lon protease homolog 2, peroxisomal-like isoform X3, with protein MGVNGHEISNALRSTPALVVDEAMLEKILGPPRFDDEETAKHMATPGVSVGLVWTSFGGDVQFVEATSMVGKGDLHLTGQLGDVIKESTQIALTWKTNQKPPTQGGSGNFQMYWIRSL; from the exons ATGGGTGTTAACGGACATGAAATATCAAATGCTCTTAGGAGTACCCCAGCATTGGTTGTAGATGAGGCTATGCTGGAAAAGATACTGGGG CCTCCTAGGTTTGATGACGAAGAAACTGCAAAACATATGGCAACTCCTGGAGTATCAGTTGGGCTTGTCTGGACCTCCTTTGGTGGAGATGTCCAGTTCGTTGaggccacatcaatggtgggAAAGGGTGATTTGCATCTCACTGGCCAACTTGGTGATGTTATCAAAGAATCTACTCAAATAGCTCTAACATGG AAAACCAACCAAAAGCCACCAACTCAGGGTGGATCTGGGAACTTCCAAATGTACTGGATCAGATCCTTGTGA
- the LOC131237547 gene encoding lon protease homolog 2, peroxisomal-like isoform X1, which yields MGVNGHEISNALRSTPALVVDEAMLEKILGPPRFDDEETAKHMATPGVSVGLVWTSFGGDVQFVEATSMVGKGDLHLTGQLGDVIKESTQIALTWVRAKAADLKFSAAGDINLLENQHIHIHFPAGAVPKDGPSAGVTLVTSLFSLFSQRRVRADTAMT from the exons ATGGGTGTTAACGGACATGAAATATCAAATGCTCTTAGGAGTACCCCAGCATTGGTTGTAGATGAGGCTATGCTGGAAAAGATACTGGGG CCTCCTAGGTTTGATGACGAAGAAACTGCAAAACATATGGCAACTCCTGGAGTATCAGTTGGGCTTGTCTGGACCTCCTTTGGTGGAGATGTCCAGTTCGTTGaggccacatcaatggtgggAAAGGGTGATTTGCATCTCACTGGCCAACTTGGTGATGTTATCAAAGAATCTACTCAAATAGCTCTAACATGG GTAAGGGCAAAAGCAGCAGATCTTAAGTTTTCAGCTGCTGGGGATATCAATTTGCTTGAGAATCAACATATTCATATACATTTTCCAGCAGGAGCTGTACCTAAGGATGGACCCTCAGCAGGAGTCACTTTGGTAACATCTTTATTTTCTCTGTTTAGTCAAAGAAGAGTTCGAGCAGATACAGCAATGACTTGA